The genomic region ATTTAACCGTATACGGGGGAGAATTTGTATCAATAATGGGTCCAAGCGGTTCAGGTAAAACAACCCTACTAAACATGATTGGATTACTAGACCACCCCACTGAAGGAAAAATACTAATAGACGGCGTAGATGTTTCAAAACTAAAATCAAAACAACTAGCTCGCATACGTAATATGAAAATAGGTTTTGTATTTCAAACATTTAACCTCATTAATAGATTAACAGTTCTCGAAAATATCGAGTTACCTTTAATCGTTAGGAAGATCCCTAGGAAAAAAAGAATAGAAAAAGTTAAAAAAGCATTATTAATGGCTGGTGGAGATCTATCATGGCTACCTAAACATCCAAACCAGCTTAGCGGTGGACAACAACAGAGAGTAGCTATTGCTAGAGCACTAGTAGGTGATCCAGAGATAATATTAGCGGATGAACCCACTGGAAACCTAGATAGAAA from Staphylothermus marinus F1 harbors:
- a CDS encoding ABC transporter ATP-binding protein, which encodes MKKIIELVGVKKLYRVGEVVTWGLRGVNLTVYGGEFVSIMGPSGSGKTTLLNMIGLLDHPTEGKILIDGVDVSKLKSKQLARIRNMKIGFVFQTFNLINRLTVLENIELPLIVRKIPRKKRIEKVKKALLMAGGDLSWLPKHPNQLSGGQQQRVAIARALVGDPEIILADEPTGNLDRKSAKSIVKTFIDLNSRGQTIIVVTHDPEVANCTQKIYILRDGIIVGEEKPMPEKCIIQTVK